From Providencia sp. R33, a single genomic window includes:
- the pflB gene encoding formate C-acetyltransferase has product MSELNEKFALAWQGFNQGDWQKNVNVRDFIQKNYTPYEGDESFLAGSTPATDSLWDKVMEGIKIENRTHAPVDFDTDVASTITSHDAGYITKELEKVVGLQTDEPLKRGLIPFGGIKMVESSCKAYDRTLDPTVKKIFTEYRKTHNQGVFDVYTPDILKCRKSGVLTGLPDAYGRGRIIGDYRRVALYGIDFLMKDKFQQFTSLQEKLEKGEDLQMTIQLREEIAEQHRALGQMKEMAAKYGYDISAPATNAQEAVQWTYFGYLAAVKSQNGAAMSFGRVSTFLDVYIQRDIEEGKITEQEAQELIDHLVMKLRMVRFLRTPEYDELFSGDPIWATESLAGMGLDGRTLVTKSTFRFLNTLYTMGPSPEPNMTILWSEKLPMNFKKFAAKVSIDTSSVQYENDDLMRPDFDNDDYAIACCVSPMIVGKQMQFFGARANLAKTMLYTINGGVDEKLKMQVGPKHAPIMDEVLDFDTVMDKMDHFMDWLATQYVTALNIIHYMHDKYSYEASLMALHDRDVYRTMACGIAGLSVAADSLSAIKYAKVKPIRDEDGIAVDFEIEGEYPQFGNNDSRVDDIACDLVERFMKKIQKLQTYRNAVPTQSILTITSNVVYGKKTGNTPDGRRSGAPFGPGANPMHGRDQKGAVASLTSVAKLPFAYAKDGISYTFSIVPNALGKDDDVRKTNLAGLMDGYFHHEASIEGGQHLNVNVMNREMLLEAMENPEKYPQLTIRVSGYAVRFNSLTKEQQQDVITRTFTSSM; this is encoded by the coding sequence ATGTCCGAATTAAATGAAAAATTCGCTTTAGCATGGCAAGGTTTTAACCAAGGTGACTGGCAGAAAAACGTCAACGTACGTGACTTCATCCAGAAAAACTACACTCCATATGAAGGTGATGAATCTTTCTTAGCAGGCTCTACCCCAGCAACTGACTCGCTGTGGGATAAAGTTATGGAAGGGATCAAAATCGAAAACCGCACACATGCGCCTGTTGATTTTGATACAGATGTTGCTTCAACCATCACTTCCCATGATGCAGGTTACATTACTAAAGAATTAGAAAAAGTCGTTGGTTTACAAACTGATGAACCTCTGAAACGCGGTCTTATCCCGTTCGGCGGTATCAAAATGGTTGAAAGCTCATGTAAAGCCTACGACCGTACATTAGACCCAACTGTGAAAAAAATCTTCACAGAATACCGTAAAACTCATAACCAAGGTGTTTTCGACGTTTATACGCCAGACATCTTAAAATGCCGTAAATCAGGTGTGTTAACCGGTTTACCAGATGCATACGGTCGTGGTCGTATCATCGGTGACTACCGTCGCGTTGCGCTGTACGGTATTGATTTCCTGATGAAAGACAAGTTCCAACAATTCACTTCTCTACAAGAAAAATTAGAGAAAGGTGAAGATTTACAAATGACTATCCAACTGCGCGAAGAAATTGCTGAACAGCACCGTGCACTGGGTCAAATGAAAGAAATGGCTGCAAAATACGGTTACGATATTTCTGCGCCAGCAACTAACGCACAAGAAGCAGTACAGTGGACTTACTTTGGCTATTTAGCTGCGGTTAAATCACAAAACGGTGCGGCAATGTCATTTGGTCGTGTTTCTACTTTCTTAGACGTGTATATCCAACGCGATATCGAAGAAGGCAAAATCACTGAGCAAGAAGCGCAAGAACTGATTGACCACTTAGTCATGAAGCTGCGTATGGTCCGTTTCTTACGTACCCCTGAATACGATGAGCTGTTCTCTGGTGACCCAATTTGGGCAACAGAATCTTTAGCAGGTATGGGTCTTGATGGCCGTACACTGGTAACGAAAAGTACTTTCCGTTTCTTGAACACACTGTATACCATGGGCCCATCTCCTGAGCCAAACATGACTATCCTGTGGTCAGAAAAACTGCCAATGAATTTCAAAAAATTCGCGGCGAAAGTGTCTATCGATACCTCATCAGTTCAGTACGAAAATGATGACCTGATGCGTCCTGACTTTGATAACGACGACTATGCAATCGCATGTTGCGTTAGCCCAATGATTGTGGGTAAACAAATGCAGTTCTTCGGTGCTCGCGCTAACTTAGCGAAAACCATGCTGTATACCATCAATGGTGGTGTGGACGAAAAACTGAAAATGCAAGTGGGCCCTAAACACGCGCCAATCATGGATGAAGTCCTTGATTTCGATACCGTGATGGACAAAATGGACCACTTTATGGATTGGTTAGCGACGCAATACGTCACTGCGTTGAACATCATCCACTACATGCACGATAAATACAGCTATGAAGCATCGCTGATGGCTCTGCATGACCGTGATGTTTACCGTACAATGGCATGTGGTATCGCAGGTCTGTCTGTTGCTGCTGACTCACTGTCTGCTATCAAATACGCAAAAGTTAAACCTATCCGTGACGAAGACGGCATCGCTGTTGACTTCGAAATCGAAGGTGAATACCCACAATTTGGTAACAATGACTCACGTGTTGATGACATCGCTTGTGACTTAGTTGAACGTTTCATGAAGAAAATTCAGAAACTGCAAACTTACCGTAACGCGGTACCAACTCAGTCAATTCTGACCATCACGTCAAACGTTGTGTATGGTAAGAAAACAGGTAACACACCAGATGGTCGTCGCTCAGGTGCGCCATTCGGACCAGGTGCAAACCCAATGCACGGCCGTGACCAAAAAGGTGCTGTAGCCTCTCTGACTTCTGTTGCTAAACTGCCATTTGCTTACGCAAAAGACGGTATCTCTTATACCTTCTCTATCGTACCAAATGCGTTAGGTAAAGATGACGATGTTCGTAAAACTAACTTAGCAGGTCTGATGGATGGTTACTTCCACCACGAAGCGTCTATTGAAGGCGGCCAGCACCTGAACGTTAACGTTATGAACCGTGAAATGCTGTTAGAAGCGATGGAAAACCCAGAGAAATATCCACAGCTGACTATCCGTGTATCAGGTTATGCAGTGCGTTTTAACTCACTGACTAAAGAACAACAGCAAGACGTTATTACTCGTACTTTCACAAGTTCAATGTAA